One genomic region from Cryptosporangium aurantiacum encodes:
- a CDS encoding DNRLRE domain-containing protein, which yields MTSLVVVLGLVPAELVRAAVVAGVPSGVPAAPPDTPDQRTGSAAGKPHLVDAETTEAKPDAITRKTPAPDKAIAPEPVREKAPKSSMFKAPTPPALPGAKPRVVEETPKATVRGFDRTTSKEVPGKRSRFKTVFQNQDGTLTAEYGTTPRNFQKADKSWAKIDTTLVGDGGRWRVRADASDISLASRSDAASLASFELGDERRTAAFSLAGAAPVTASVDGDTATYSEVLPGTDLVLQPIPGGGVKEALVLQSVPATNVWKFPLTLSGVTARLDDTGAVELVATDGTIAGRIPKGYMEDSKRDPRSGDGVRSEGVTYRLLTEGGKTVLEVTADKAWLADPARVYPVTVDPTTYWNFTAPADTYVQTGYTTTTYTEHELRAGTYDAGAHVAATYMSFGNLATDLHNATIYGAQLYLYPIWSYSCSAARSVTVHDVTQSWSQTSIAAYPGPSFNATPIATSSPFARGYIAPGASSSACPSSWAGVPLGTAGKNLVQRWADGGTNNGITVRASTSDSNAWKKFASRDTINGPYMAVTYSPYEAVYSFPQNPPVINPAVTPTQAGYVPVTVANEGQDTWGPSNDYYLTYQVYDQAGNRVYHESAKTAPTSNVVHGYSHTFNARINPLPPGTWTVMFDMLHSVNEFHQWGVPRTAQLTVTIPDHPPRLNDMSPDHNYEVGTLRPQLSADADNLDGWPSSGVQYWFQICAGQAPNWDWCEQTPWQTSRTWQVPAGKLQWGKNYHWTVWVNDGSQTVVGPLYLLKTAVQQPAITSHLASGGTAGTEVNALIGNYTTTVTDASVASAGPPLSVVRTYNSLDPRTTSAFGAGWSTRFDMKVEPDNDGTGNVVVTYPDGQQVRFGRNADGSFTPPPGQFATFATRDGGGWRLMDKQSTSYEFDSAGRLVKVSDHRGRTQTLAYGGDGKLATVTGVGGRKLTFTWTGGHVTRVATDPVNGTALAWTYTYTGDTLTSVCAPVTAPNCTTYGYGTGSHYRTVVLDAPPQSYWRLGESSGDPAVSTLSTRLNTDNGHYSGVTLGVPGALTGTGDTAVRVTGGQSHVRLPDRALTRHGAYLAVELWFRTASGGVLVGHQGGGRLPATGANAVPALYVGTDGKLRGQFATGSTSPITSSGTVTDNQWHHVVLSGGGNTQSLYLDGKLVGTLAGTIDHPVAPYTYLGNGYTSPSWPATPGNAGYFALTGDLDEVAVYAKPLGLTAVQEHYRARAAAQQVKTVTLPSGRTHASITYDVGQDRVSQHTDRHGGTWKIGPISVTGTVENPVGAVTVTDPRNGTTTSTYDPLRGWQLTRQTDQLNKTTHYTYDLTGYLTKVTDANGHGTTFYRDVRGNMIGRVRCRDANTCHTEYFSYHLETNNPFDPRNDQLEAYLDGRSAHFLDGTFQTRWFYNAHGEQTEQSLPTPSSQPTLRGPRYTYTDGSEGAVGGGSTPAGLLETSADARGNETRYAYTAAGDLARVTDAAGLVTDYAYDEIGRPVRTQVTADSLETPAVTTTTYDGLSRPVTTTAPAATNTVTSTTHTARVTYTYDPDSNPLTEALSDTTGGDPTRTVTSTYDDYGNLATQTSPEGGVERYAYDTTGARTLLMDATGTQYGYIYTPRGELALRVVRDYTGSPLAPESARDVTLDSYAYDPAGRLAVHVDAMGRTESYVYYDDDLLGMTIVNNARLNDSTTPVNEIVDQRGYDPAGNLTFRITGGGAVRTDYSYDNASRLIRESLDPLGRNRRVAYTYDADDNVLSAERTAGSGDRIERVEFTYDPMSRVTRETVENGDTDLVTTYARDDRGLVTDEVSPRGNVSGGNPDAHRTTYRFDALGRPLEIKQPPITVHRTGIAAINDHRPGTRYGYNTAGDTTHVTDPEGRTTVTVYDRDSRATSVTLPTYTAPGAATAVTPRATTAYDDAGRPTSVTDPRGATRTTVYDQLGRPVKITDPPATSGAPSGVTTMTYDLAGELTAIVDPTGARIEATYDDLGRQVTETLVERRPTGAAYTTRHTYDLSGRLTRTTAPSGAVRQYTYNPEGDLSGEVDDLGRHTTYRYDLAGRLQRVIDPLGLAVEAEYDLAGRNTAVKDLDKTEQVLRTRRTTYDADSNPVTTVSGEGHTTTRAYDNGGRMTSLTEPVTDSKTITTTFGYDANGALTRLVDGRGNITVTSYNTLGLIQAVTESPTTAHPDLTDRTWTTSYDAAGNTTSVLQPGGVRLAYTYDALGRLTARTGTGAETATTGTEYGYDLAGRTTAISAPGGTLTVGYDDRGNPITTTAPGGVTSTSTYDGNNRLTRRVDKAGTAVYGWDGADQLTSGTDPATGQTYIRAYDDAGRLTGITYGTTGAKRVLGYDDLDRLTTDQTKSATDAVLTSATYEYNKDDQRTKEITAGVPQAGTHQYSYDRSGRLTGWTKPDGTSVDYGWDDAGNRTKVGSTTYTYDERNRLTSGAGNTYTYRPRGTLASTSSGGTTTTAQFDAFDRLVADGPVSYAYDGLGRLSQRTSGGQTTTLAYSSDANDPVAVLNSDGTATARYGRDPAGNLLATTENGTSSWTVTDPHGDRTAALNTAGTALTGAAAYDPFGAVTGTTGTGSSLGYQGEYTDPTTGRVNMHARWYTPATGGFNSRDTMTVPADPSVQGNRYTYGNADPLNHTDPTGHLSVKEITRAAAPIVRFVKPAVPAIRTIGRAVPGVNLVINVYDAAKLAYKAGQYIGTRWVRPAFSGNQAPGTATTSRCGNSCSSYLDFSKLPKPPTGTSGGSRNAGGGPHYSGGGPRYSSGGYTRIGGGYGPPSPPPPPSRKQLMLNVARTPAARPAYRPVIDQATLDRQVRATEADVTVVAAQQASSIGSGGLVLDDKPTAQERPWEKGSLATSPLRKEERGCLSGEWEGDPIRYWGLDGSGKEGVDRAMGAEACYQGALPGGGTPAAELPIAGYKKHFGLARGHLIGNKLGGDGTRYDNLIPIYQADTNVRKMFHRWEKDVARRVANEETVFYRVVPLYRGESKIPYAVSMTISSSTGYYHSAEIINQRFDVPAQAWRRDVE from the coding sequence GTGACCAGCCTGGTCGTCGTGCTGGGATTGGTGCCGGCTGAGCTCGTGCGGGCGGCGGTAGTCGCCGGCGTCCCGTCGGGTGTACCGGCGGCGCCCCCGGACACACCGGATCAGCGGACCGGCTCGGCCGCCGGAAAACCGCATCTGGTCGACGCGGAGACCACGGAGGCCAAGCCCGACGCGATCACCCGGAAAACACCGGCACCTGACAAGGCGATAGCGCCGGAGCCGGTTCGGGAGAAGGCGCCGAAGTCCTCGATGTTCAAGGCACCGACGCCGCCGGCGTTGCCGGGAGCCAAGCCGCGGGTGGTCGAGGAGACGCCGAAAGCTACCGTGCGTGGCTTCGACCGCACGACGAGCAAAGAGGTGCCGGGGAAGCGGAGCCGGTTCAAGACCGTCTTCCAGAATCAGGACGGCACGCTGACCGCGGAGTACGGCACCACGCCGCGGAATTTCCAGAAGGCCGACAAGTCGTGGGCGAAGATCGACACCACGCTGGTGGGCGACGGCGGCCGGTGGCGGGTCCGCGCCGACGCGAGCGACATCTCGCTGGCCAGCCGGTCGGATGCGGCGAGCCTGGCGTCCTTCGAGCTCGGTGACGAGCGGCGAACGGCGGCTTTCAGCCTGGCTGGGGCCGCCCCGGTGACTGCCTCGGTGGACGGGGACACCGCGACGTACTCCGAGGTGCTCCCCGGCACCGATCTGGTGCTCCAGCCGATCCCGGGTGGCGGCGTCAAGGAAGCGTTGGTTCTGCAGTCGGTCCCGGCCACCAACGTGTGGAAGTTTCCGCTGACCCTCTCCGGCGTCACCGCGCGGTTGGACGACACCGGCGCGGTGGAGCTGGTGGCGACCGATGGCACGATCGCTGGCCGGATTCCCAAGGGCTACATGGAGGACTCCAAACGCGATCCGCGCTCCGGCGACGGCGTGCGGTCGGAGGGCGTTACCTACCGGTTGTTGACCGAGGGCGGAAAGACGGTCCTGGAGGTCACCGCCGATAAGGCGTGGCTGGCCGACCCGGCGCGGGTCTACCCGGTGACGGTCGACCCGACGACGTACTGGAACTTCACCGCGCCGGCCGACACCTACGTGCAGACCGGCTACACGACCACGACCTACACCGAACACGAGCTGCGGGCTGGCACCTACGACGCCGGCGCGCACGTCGCCGCGACCTACATGTCGTTCGGGAACCTGGCCACCGATCTGCACAACGCGACGATCTACGGGGCGCAGCTCTACCTGTATCCGATCTGGTCGTACTCGTGCTCGGCGGCTCGCTCGGTGACTGTGCACGACGTCACCCAGAGCTGGTCGCAGACCTCCATCGCCGCCTACCCGGGGCCGAGTTTCAACGCGACGCCGATCGCGACGTCCTCGCCGTTCGCCCGCGGCTACATCGCGCCCGGGGCGTCCAGCAGCGCGTGCCCGTCCTCGTGGGCGGGTGTCCCGCTCGGTACGGCCGGGAAGAACCTGGTGCAGCGGTGGGCGGATGGCGGCACCAACAACGGCATCACCGTCCGCGCGTCGACGAGCGACTCCAACGCGTGGAAGAAATTCGCCAGCCGCGACACGATCAACGGCCCGTACATGGCGGTGACCTACAGCCCGTACGAGGCGGTCTACTCGTTCCCGCAGAACCCGCCGGTGATCAACCCGGCGGTGACGCCGACTCAGGCCGGGTACGTGCCGGTGACGGTCGCCAACGAGGGCCAGGACACCTGGGGTCCGTCCAACGACTACTACCTCACCTACCAGGTGTACGACCAGGCCGGTAACCGCGTCTACCACGAGTCGGCCAAGACCGCGCCGACCTCCAACGTGGTGCACGGGTACTCGCACACGTTCAACGCCAGGATCAACCCGCTGCCGCCCGGCACGTGGACGGTCATGTTCGACATGCTCCACAGCGTCAACGAGTTCCACCAGTGGGGTGTACCGCGCACCGCGCAGCTGACGGTGACCATTCCCGACCATCCGCCGCGGCTGAACGACATGTCCCCGGACCACAACTACGAAGTCGGGACGCTCCGCCCGCAGCTGTCCGCGGACGCGGACAACCTCGACGGGTGGCCTTCCAGCGGGGTGCAGTACTGGTTCCAGATCTGCGCCGGGCAGGCCCCGAACTGGGACTGGTGCGAGCAAACGCCGTGGCAGACCTCCCGGACGTGGCAGGTGCCGGCCGGAAAGCTCCAGTGGGGCAAGAACTACCACTGGACGGTGTGGGTCAACGACGGCTCCCAGACCGTCGTCGGGCCGCTGTACCTGCTCAAAACTGCCGTGCAGCAACCGGCGATCACTTCGCACCTGGCCTCCGGCGGCACCGCCGGCACCGAGGTCAACGCGCTGATCGGTAACTACACCACCACCGTCACCGACGCCTCGGTGGCCAGCGCCGGTCCGCCGCTGTCGGTGGTCCGCACCTACAACAGCCTCGACCCTCGCACCACTAGCGCGTTCGGCGCCGGCTGGAGCACCCGCTTCGACATGAAGGTCGAACCGGACAATGACGGCACCGGCAACGTCGTGGTCACCTACCCCGACGGGCAGCAGGTGCGGTTCGGCCGCAACGCCGACGGGTCCTTCACCCCACCGCCGGGCCAGTTCGCCACGTTCGCCACCCGCGACGGCGGGGGCTGGCGGCTGATGGACAAACAGTCCACCAGCTACGAATTCGACAGCGCCGGCCGGCTGGTCAAGGTCAGCGACCACCGCGGCCGGACCCAGACCCTCGCCTATGGCGGCGACGGCAAACTCGCCACGGTCACCGGCGTCGGCGGCCGCAAACTCACCTTCACCTGGACCGGCGGCCACGTCACCCGGGTCGCCACCGACCCGGTCAACGGCACCGCCCTGGCCTGGACCTACACCTACACCGGCGACACCCTCACCAGCGTGTGCGCGCCGGTCACCGCACCCAACTGCACCACCTACGGCTACGGCACCGGATCGCACTACCGCACCGTCGTCCTGGATGCGCCCCCGCAGTCCTACTGGCGGCTGGGGGAGAGCAGCGGAGACCCGGCCGTCAGCACCCTCTCGACCCGCCTGAACACCGACAACGGCCACTACTCCGGCGTGACCCTCGGAGTGCCCGGCGCGCTGACCGGCACCGGTGACACCGCGGTAAGGGTCACCGGCGGCCAATCCCACGTGCGGCTTCCCGACCGCGCCCTGACCCGCCACGGCGCCTACCTGGCCGTCGAGCTGTGGTTCCGCACCGCCAGCGGCGGTGTCCTCGTCGGCCACCAAGGCGGCGGGCGGCTACCGGCGACCGGTGCCAACGCGGTTCCGGCGCTGTATGTCGGCACCGACGGCAAGCTCCGCGGCCAGTTCGCCACTGGCAGCACCTCGCCGATCACCTCGTCCGGGACGGTCACCGACAACCAGTGGCACCACGTCGTACTCTCCGGCGGCGGCAACACCCAGAGCCTCTACCTCGACGGGAAACTCGTCGGGACCCTGGCCGGCACCATCGACCACCCAGTCGCGCCCTACACCTACCTCGGCAACGGCTACACCTCCCCGTCCTGGCCTGCCACCCCGGGCAACGCCGGGTACTTCGCGCTCACCGGCGACCTCGACGAGGTCGCCGTCTACGCCAAGCCTCTCGGCCTGACCGCGGTTCAGGAGCACTACCGGGCCCGCGCTGCTGCCCAGCAGGTCAAGACCGTGACTCTGCCGAGCGGACGCACCCACGCGTCGATCACCTACGACGTCGGTCAGGACCGGGTCAGCCAGCACACCGACCGGCACGGCGGCACCTGGAAGATCGGCCCGATCAGCGTCACCGGCACCGTCGAGAACCCGGTCGGCGCGGTCACGGTCACCGACCCGCGCAACGGCACGACGACGTCCACCTACGACCCGCTGCGCGGGTGGCAGCTGACCCGCCAGACCGACCAGCTGAACAAAACCACGCACTACACCTATGACCTGACCGGCTACCTGACCAAGGTCACCGACGCCAACGGGCACGGCACCACCTTCTACCGCGACGTCCGCGGCAACATGATCGGCCGGGTCCGCTGCCGGGACGCCAACACCTGCCACACCGAGTACTTCAGCTATCACCTGGAGACCAACAACCCGTTCGACCCCCGCAACGACCAGCTCGAGGCCTACCTCGACGGCCGGTCGGCGCACTTCCTCGACGGCACCTTCCAGACCCGCTGGTTCTACAACGCACACGGCGAGCAGACCGAGCAGAGCCTCCCCACCCCGTCCAGCCAGCCCACTCTCCGCGGCCCGCGGTACACCTACACCGACGGCAGCGAGGGCGCGGTCGGCGGCGGCAGCACCCCGGCCGGTCTGCTGGAGACCTCCGCGGACGCCCGCGGCAACGAGACCCGCTACGCCTACACCGCCGCCGGGGACCTGGCTCGCGTCACGGACGCGGCCGGTCTGGTCACCGACTACGCCTACGACGAGATCGGCCGGCCGGTCCGCACCCAGGTCACCGCCGACTCCCTGGAAACCCCCGCGGTCACCACCACGACCTACGACGGGCTGTCCCGGCCGGTCACCACCACCGCCCCGGCCGCGACCAACACCGTCACGAGCACCACCCACACCGCGCGGGTCACCTACACCTACGACCCGGACTCCAACCCGCTGACCGAGGCGCTGTCGGACACCACCGGCGGTGACCCGACCCGGACGGTTACCTCCACCTACGACGACTACGGCAACCTCGCCACGCAGACCAGCCCCGAGGGCGGCGTCGAGCGGTACGCCTATGACACCACCGGCGCGCGCACCTTGCTGATGGATGCGACCGGCACACAGTACGGGTACATCTACACCCCCCGCGGGGAACTCGCGCTCCGGGTGGTCCGCGACTACACCGGCAGCCCACTGGCGCCCGAGTCCGCGCGGGACGTCACCCTGGACTCCTACGCCTACGACCCGGCCGGGCGGCTGGCCGTCCACGTCGACGCGATGGGCCGCACCGAGTCCTACGTCTACTACGACGACGACCTGCTCGGGATGACCATCGTCAACAACGCCCGGCTCAACGACTCGACCACCCCGGTCAACGAGATCGTCGACCAGCGCGGCTACGACCCGGCAGGCAACCTCACCTTCCGGATCACCGGCGGCGGGGCCGTCCGCACCGACTACTCCTACGACAACGCCTCCCGGCTGATCCGCGAGTCCCTCGACCCGCTCGGGCGTAACCGCCGCGTCGCCTACACCTACGACGCCGACGACAACGTGCTCTCCGCCGAGCGCACCGCGGGTAGCGGCGACCGCATCGAGCGGGTCGAGTTCACCTACGACCCGATGAGCCGGGTCACCCGCGAGACCGTCGAGAACGGTGACACCGATCTGGTCACCACGTATGCCCGCGACGACCGGGGCCTGGTCACCGACGAGGTGTCCCCGCGCGGCAACGTCTCCGGCGGCAACCCCGACGCCCACCGCACCACCTACCGCTTCGACGCGCTCGGCCGCCCGCTCGAGATCAAGCAGCCGCCGATCACCGTGCACCGCACCGGCATCGCCGCGATCAACGACCACCGTCCGGGCACCCGCTACGGCTACAACACCGCCGGTGACACCACCCACGTCACCGACCCCGAGGGCCGCACCACGGTCACGGTCTACGACCGCGACAGCCGCGCCACCTCGGTGACTCTCCCTACCTACACCGCGCCCGGCGCCGCCACCGCGGTCACCCCGCGCGCCACCACCGCCTACGACGACGCCGGTCGGCCGACCTCCGTCACCGACCCGCGCGGCGCCACCCGCACCACCGTCTACGACCAGCTCGGCCGCCCGGTCAAGATCACGGATCCGCCCGCGACCAGCGGCGCCCCGTCCGGGGTCACCACGATGACCTACGACCTGGCCGGTGAGCTCACCGCGATCGTCGACCCCACCGGCGCCCGGATCGAGGCCACCTACGACGACCTCGGCCGCCAGGTCACCGAGACTCTCGTCGAACGCCGTCCCACCGGCGCTGCCTACACCACCCGCCACACCTACGACCTGTCCGGTCGTCTGACCCGCACAACCGCGCCCAGCGGGGCTGTCCGCCAGTACACCTACAACCCTGAAGGTGACCTCTCCGGCGAGGTCGACGATCTGGGCCGGCACACGACCTACCGCTACGACCTGGCCGGGCGTCTCCAGCGCGTCATCGACCCGCTCGGCCTGGCTGTCGAAGCCGAGTACGACCTCGCCGGTCGTAACACCGCGGTCAAGGATCTCGACAAGACCGAACAGGTCCTCCGCACCCGCCGCACCACCTACGACGCGGACAGCAACCCGGTCACCACCGTCTCCGGCGAAGGCCACACCACCACCCGGGCTTACGACAACGGCGGGCGGATGACCTCGCTCACCGAACCGGTCACCGACAGCAAGACCATCACCACCACGTTCGGCTACGACGCCAACGGCGCGCTGACCCGGCTGGTCGACGGCCGCGGCAATATCACCGTCACCAGCTACAACACCCTCGGCCTGATCCAGGCCGTCACCGAATCACCCACCACCGCCCACCCCGACCTGACCGACCGCACCTGGACCACCAGCTACGACGCCGCCGGCAACACCACCAGCGTGCTGCAGCCCGGCGGCGTCCGCCTGGCCTACACCTACGACGCCCTCGGCCGGCTCACCGCCCGAACCGGCACCGGCGCCGAGACCGCCACCACCGGCACCGAGTACGGCTACGACCTGGCCGGGCGCACCACCGCGATCAGCGCACCCGGCGGCACCCTCACGGTCGGCTACGACGACCGCGGCAACCCGATCACCACCACCGCGCCGGGCGGAGTCACCTCCACCTCCACCTACGACGGCAACAACCGCCTGACCCGGCGGGTCGATAAGGCCGGCACCGCGGTCTACGGCTGGGACGGCGCCGACCAGCTCACCAGCGGCACCGACCCGGCCACCGGCCAGACCTACATCCGCGCCTACGACGACGCCGGCCGCCTGACCGGCATCACCTACGGCACCACCGGCGCGAAACGCGTCCTCGGTTACGACGACCTCGACCGGCTCACCACCGACCAGACCAAGTCCGCGACCGACGCCGTCCTGACGTCGGCGACCTACGAGTACAACAAGGACGACCAGCGCACCAAGGAGATCACCGCAGGCGTTCCGCAGGCCGGAACCCACCAGTACTCCTACGACAGGTCCGGGCGGCTGACCGGCTGGACCAAGCCCGACGGCACCAGCGTCGACTACGGCTGGGACGACGCCGGCAACCGCACCAAGGTCGGCTCCACGACCTACACCTACGACGAACGCAACCGGCTGACCAGCGGCGCAGGCAACACCTACACCTACCGCCCCCGCGGCACCCTCGCCTCGACCAGCAGCGGTGGAACCACCACCACGGCCCAGTTCGACGCGTTCGATCGGCTGGTCGCTGACGGGCCTGTCTCCTACGCCTACGACGGCCTGGGCCGCCTGTCCCAACGCACCAGCGGCGGGCAGACCACCACGCTGGCCTACTCAAGCGACGCCAACGACCCCGTGGCCGTTCTCAACAGCGACGGCACCGCCACTGCTCGCTACGGCCGCGACCCCGCCGGCAATCTCCTCGCTACCACCGAGAACGGCACCTCGTCCTGGACGGTCACCGACCCCCACGGCGATCGGACCGCCGCGCTCAACACCGCTGGCACGGCTCTGACCGGTGCCGCTGCCTACGACCCCTTCGGGGCGGTCACCGGCACCACCGGCACGGGCTCGAGCCTCGGCTACCAGGGCGAGTACACCGACCCCACCACCGGACGGGTCAACATGCACGCCCGCTGGTACACGCCAGCGACCGGCGGGTTCAACAGCCGCGACACCATGACGGTGCCGGCCGACCCCTCGGTCCAGGGCAACCGCTACACCTACGGCAACGCCGACCCCCTCAACCACACGGACCCCACCGGTCATCTCTCGGTCAAAGAAATCACACGCGCTGCCGCGCCGATCGTCCGCTTCGTCAAACCCGCTGTACCCGCGATCCGGACGATCGGCCGCGCCGTCCCGGGCGTCAATCTGGTCATCAACGTCTACGACGCCGCCAAACTCGCCTACAAGGCCGGTCAGTACATCGGCACGCGTTGGGTCCGGCCCGCCTTCTCCGGAAACCAGGCGCCCGGCACCGCGACGACAAGCCGCTGCGGAAACTCCTGTAGCAGCTACCTGGACTTTTCGAAGCTCCCTAAACCACCCACCGGCACCAGTGGAGGATCGCGCAACGCCGGCGGAGGACCGCACTACTCCGGCGGAGGGCCGCGCTACTCCAGCGGCGGCTACACCCGCATCGGCGGGGGCTACGGCCCGCCGTCACCGCCGCCGCCACCCAGCCGCAAGCAACTCATGCTGAACGTCGCCCGCACCCCTGCGGCCCGACCGGCCTACCGGCCCGTAATCGACCAGGCCACCCTGGACCGGCAGGTCAGGGCGACGGAAGCCGATGTCACCGTGGTGGCCGCGCAGCAGGCTTCGTCGATAGGTTCGGGTGGGCTCGTCCTCGACGACAAGCCGACAGCGCAAGAACGACCGTGGGAGAAGGGATCACTGGCGACTTCCCCGCTACGTAAGGAGGAGCGCGGCTGCCTATCGGGCGAGTGGGAAGGCGATCCGATCCGCTACTGGGGCCTGGACGGTTCCGGCAAAGAAGGCGTTGACCGCGCGATGGGTGCCGAGGCCTGCTATCAAGGAGCATTGCCTGGCGGGGGAACCCCAGCGGCTGAGCTACCCATCGCTGGCTACAAGAAGCACTTCGGTCTGGCGCGAGGCCACCTTATCGGCAACAAGTTGGGCGGGGACGGAACGCGATACGACAACCTGATTCCGATCTATCAGGCTGACACCAACGTCCGGAAAATGTTCCACCGCTGGGAAAAGGATGTGGCCCGGCGGGTGGCGAATGAAGAGACCGTATTCTACCGGGTTGTTCCCCTGTATCGCGGAGAGAGTAAGATCCCGTACGCTGTCTCGATGACTATCAGCTCCTCCACTGGGTACTATCATTCAGCGGAAATTATCAATCAGCGCTTCGATGTGCCGGCGCAAGCATGGAGGCGAGATGTTGAATAG
- a CDS encoding sensor histidine kinase, which yields MILLVAGVSLDHRPLPYLVNTFVALAGALIAGGLAIHAGPRTRVLYLSAALFGSAVALSGLPISEQLPLVGTVRAVYLPALVLVVVAAVLAWPEMRATLSQERDKIRTAAIENHRAYISRELHDETLQALIHLRRSLEHAAAGPDATVLRHAAKDGAELAAEQITALRDIIADLHPPLLTELGLAAALETLVDRTARRHPQLTLGFQVTADGPTDGTTPIDSATALSAYRIAQEALSNALKHSGATHITVTLVHQADGLTLRVSDNGTGIHHTDGVNASHEECGGIGIPAMHARAALHQGQLTISVGTASSDPCDLTGTTVSAALRASAEDRP from the coding sequence GTGATCCTGCTCGTCGCCGGTGTCAGCCTCGATCACCGACCTCTCCCGTACCTGGTCAACACCTTCGTCGCGCTGGCCGGTGCTCTCATCGCCGGCGGGCTCGCGATCCACGCCGGGCCGCGCACGCGAGTTCTCTATCTCTCCGCCGCTTTGTTCGGCTCCGCGGTCGCGCTCTCCGGTCTGCCGATCTCCGAACAGCTTCCCCTGGTCGGAACGGTCCGCGCGGTCTACCTGCCGGCCCTGGTCCTCGTCGTCGTCGCGGCGGTCCTAGCCTGGCCCGAAATGCGCGCGACGCTCAGTCAAGAACGGGACAAAATCCGCACCGCGGCGATCGAGAACCACCGTGCCTACATCAGCCGGGAATTGCACGACGAAACCCTCCAGGCGCTCATCCACCTGCGCCGCAGCCTCGAGCACGCCGCCGCCGGCCCAGACGCCACTGTCCTGCGCCACGCCGCAAAGGACGGCGCGGAGCTGGCCGCCGAGCAGATCACCGCGCTGCGGGACATCATCGCCGACCTGCACCCGCCGCTGCTGACCGAACTCGGGCTCGCCGCTGCACTGGAGACCCTCGTCGACCGCACCGCCCGACGGCACCCGCAGCTGACCCTCGGCTTTCAGGTCACCGCGGACGGGCCGACCGACGGGACTACGCCGATCGACAGTGCCACCGCTCTGAGCGCCTACCGCATCGCGCAAGAAGCGCTCAGCAACGCCCTCAAACACAGCGGCGCCACCCACATCACCGTCACCCTCGTGCACCAGGCCGACGGGCTCACGCTTCGAGTGTCGGACAACGGCACCGGCATCCATCACACGGACGGCGTCAACGCATCACACGAGGAATGCGGCGGAATCGGCATCCCCGCGATGCACGCCCGCGCCGCTCTGCATCAGGGTCAACTGACGATCAGCGTCGGCACCGCGTCGTCTGACCCGTGCGACTTGACCGGCACCACCGTCAGCGCGGCACTCCGCGCTTCTGCCGAAGACCGTCCCTAG
- a CDS encoding response regulator transcription factor — MTDPAGLAPPGGVTVAVVDDHPTTRAGTRLLLTEAGYPVVAEAGDLAGARNILTARTTPSVLVLDLNLPDGHALQHLPALRTLAPAVPILVLSAQDDTPVIRAALAAGAAGFILKDAPAPELAAAVAEVAAGGHYVQPHLATRLARSPYPAGVPLTEREQTAIRLWAEGYTNTQVAQTLMVSVRTVESIRASLRNRLGLTDRAQIAAYARTHLR, encoded by the coding sequence ATGACCGACCCCGCGGGCCTCGCTCCACCGGGTGGGGTGACCGTGGCGGTGGTCGATGACCACCCCACCACGCGCGCGGGCACCCGGCTGCTGCTCACCGAAGCCGGCTATCCCGTGGTCGCCGAAGCCGGCGACCTGGCCGGCGCACGGAACATTCTCACCGCCCGGACGACGCCGAGCGTTCTGGTGCTGGATCTGAATCTGCCCGACGGGCACGCGCTGCAGCACCTGCCGGCGCTCCGCACCCTCGCGCCCGCCGTTCCGATCCTGGTGCTCTCCGCGCAGGACGACACCCCGGTCATCCGGGCGGCGCTGGCCGCCGGCGCCGCCGGGTTCATTCTCAAAGACGCCCCAGCCCCCGAGCTGGCCGCAGCCGTCGCCGAGGTCGCCGCCGGCGGCCACTACGTGCAGCCCCATCTGGCCACCCGCCTGGCCCGCAGTCCGTACCCCGCGGGCGTGCCGCTCACCGAGCGGGAACAGACTGCCATCCGGCTCTGGGCAGAGGGCTATACCAACACCCAAGTCGCCCAAACGCTCATGGTCAGCGTCCGCACCGTCGAGTCCATCCGCGCCAGCCTGCGAAATCGTCTCGGCCTCACCGACCGAGCGCAGATCGCGGCCTACGCCCGCACCCACCTCCGGTAG
- a CDS encoding site-specific integrase: MDRHAATRRLKHLAATAGIRMPRMHPHMLRHTFVTTMLDAGVSLHDTQIAARHAHPRTTMRYDRARKNLDRRPNFILAAYMASGS, from the coding sequence ATGGATCGGCACGCCGCGACCCGCCGGCTCAAGCACCTCGCGGCGACCGCGGGAATCCGGATGCCCCGCATGCACCCGCACATGCTCAGGCACACCTTCGTGACCACGATGCTGGACGCCGGCGTCAGCCTCCACGACACCCAGATCGCCGCCCGGCACGCCCACCCACGGACGACGATGCGCTACGACCGAGCCCGGAAGAACCTCGATCGCCGCCCCAACTTCATCCTCGCCGCCTACATGGCGTCCGGAAGCTAA